One part of the Thermoanaerobacterium sp. CMT5567-10 genome encodes these proteins:
- a CDS encoding formate--tetrahydrofolate ligase, giving the protein MKTDIEIAQEAKMMHIADIGEKIGIEKDYLEFYGNYKAKISHKLWDKVRDKKDGKLILVTSINPTPAGEGKSTVTVGLGQALNHLKKKVAIALREPSLGPCMGIKGGAAGGGYSQVVPMEDINLHFTGDMHAIGSAHNLLSAMIDNHIHQGNELNIDVRRITWKRAIDMNDRALREIVVGLGGKTNGFPRQDGFIITVASEIMAILCLATDFKDLKERLGKIIIGYDKDGNPVTAKDLKADGAMALLLKDAIKPNLVQTLENVPAFIHGGPFANIAHGCNSIIATRYGLKLADYLVTEAGFGADLGAEKFFDIKCRYGRLKPSAAVVVATIRALKMHGGLKKEELATENMDALEKGIENLAKQIENVQKYGIPVVVAINKFMHDTDREIQFVKRYCGDLGVDVALADVWGKGGEGGIELAEKVIDACERESDFKPLYELDMPIKDKIKTIAKEIYGADDVEFTKEAVKDLKNIEKLGLSHLPVCIAKTQYSLSDDPKLLGRPKGFNITVKRLNISAGAGFIVVMTGDILTMPGLPKSPAAEKMDIDEEGKITGLF; this is encoded by the coding sequence TTGAAAACAGACATTGAAATCGCACAAGAAGCTAAAATGATGCATATAGCTGACATAGGTGAGAAGATAGGGATAGAAAAAGATTATCTGGAATTTTATGGAAATTACAAGGCAAAAATATCACATAAATTATGGGACAAAGTGAGGGACAAAAAAGATGGAAAACTAATTTTGGTTACTTCAATTAATCCTACACCAGCAGGTGAGGGCAAATCCACTGTTACTGTAGGGCTAGGACAAGCTTTAAACCACCTTAAAAAGAAAGTTGCTATAGCCTTGAGGGAACCGTCCTTAGGTCCATGTATGGGAATAAAAGGCGGTGCTGCTGGTGGCGGGTATTCGCAAGTTGTTCCGATGGAAGATATAAATCTCCATTTTACAGGCGACATGCATGCTATAGGATCAGCGCATAATCTGTTATCTGCTATGATTGACAATCATATACATCAAGGCAATGAGCTTAACATTGATGTAAGGCGCATAACATGGAAAAGAGCTATTGACATGAACGATAGAGCACTGCGGGAGATCGTGGTAGGGCTTGGAGGTAAGACAAATGGTTTCCCAAGACAGGATGGCTTTATAATAACTGTTGCATCTGAAATTATGGCTATTTTGTGTCTCGCTACAGATTTCAAGGATTTAAAAGAAAGATTAGGCAAGATAATAATTGGGTACGACAAAGACGGAAATCCTGTTACAGCAAAGGATTTGAAAGCTGATGGTGCTATGGCGCTTTTGTTAAAAGATGCTATAAAGCCAAATTTGGTACAGACACTAGAAAATGTGCCTGCATTTATACATGGAGGTCCGTTTGCTAACATTGCCCACGGATGCAATAGCATAATAGCAACAAGATATGGTTTAAAACTTGCAGATTATCTTGTGACGGAAGCTGGATTTGGTGCAGACTTAGGAGCAGAAAAGTTTTTTGATATTAAATGCAGATATGGAAGATTAAAACCCAGTGCTGCTGTCGTCGTGGCAACTATAAGGGCTCTTAAGATGCACGGTGGTCTTAAAAAGGAAGAGCTTGCAACCGAAAACATGGATGCACTAGAAAAAGGCATAGAGAACCTTGCAAAACAGATAGAAAATGTGCAGAAATATGGAATACCAGTAGTTGTTGCTATTAACAAGTTTATGCATGATACAGACAGGGAAATCCAGTTTGTAAAAAGATATTGTGGCGATTTAGGCGTAGATGTGGCATTAGCAGATGTATGGGGAAAAGGCGGCGAAGGTGGTATTGAGCTTGCAGAAAAGGTAATTGACGCCTGTGAAAGAGAGTCCGATTTTAAGCCTCTCTATGAACTTGACATGCCTATAAAAGATAAGATAAAGACAATCGCAAAAGAAATATACGGTGCAGATGATGTGGAATTCACAAAAGAAGCTGTTAAAGACCTCAAAAATATAGAAAAATTGGGACTTAGCCATCTTCCTGTGTGCATAGCCAAGACTCAATATTCCTTGTCTGACGATCCAAAGCTTTTAGGTAGGCCTAAGGGATTTAACATTACTGTAAAAAGATTAAACATTTCTGCTGGAGCTGGATTTATCGTAGTCATGACTGGTGATATTTTGACAATGCCTGGACTTCCAAAATCACCTGCAGCAGAGAAGATGGATATCGATGAGGAGGGTAAAATAACCGGTTTATTTTAA
- a CDS encoding ATP-binding protein has product MDDVVRLSESLKYKWIFDLVDVSHKFIMLKNFEGEIIYINNVLLRLLGFNHDDIGENYDFFFKNFFLNDAKKVEENIYDITLNSRYGFTLRFKMVDNFLDSDDGCRICIISTLNFVRSEFNSVGDINAYLDLLYNRFRIIDMVDTGIILIDKRKHIEYVNKAACNLMNVDYKKIFHKDIVKLLKSLDESIEFDEIMSKKIVVYNIKSSGRFLSIEVADTYDDKFFCLVIKDVTEKLRFGEIIEKSEKFNLMGALAVSLIHEIKNSITSIKGFLQLMQLKDKSDPAYFDTIISESDRIIDLVMSYLGVMRNSSDEDETDLNDLIEKYMVLIEAEARQRQIEIIKKLNEVPVVKIDNNQLKQILLNVFQNSFQAIGIGGKICLTTRFNSYKNKVIIKIADNGCGIDRENLKKVAMPLFTTKKDGTGLGLSICKNILSKYGGDLKILSKKGVGTIVNIYLELKK; this is encoded by the coding sequence ATGGATGATGTGGTAAGGCTATCGGAAAGCTTAAAATATAAATGGATTTTTGACTTGGTTGACGTATCACATAAATTTATTATGCTTAAAAATTTTGAAGGGGAAATAATTTATATTAACAACGTTCTTTTAAGACTGTTAGGATTTAATCATGATGATATAGGTGAAAATTATGATTTCTTTTTTAAAAATTTCTTTCTTAATGATGCTAAAAAAGTTGAAGAAAATATTTATGATATTACTCTAAATTCCAGGTATGGATTTACATTGAGATTTAAAATGGTGGATAATTTTTTAGATTCGGATGATGGCTGTAGGATTTGCATAATTTCAACACTTAATTTTGTAAGAAGTGAGTTTAATTCTGTGGGCGATATAAATGCTTATTTGGATTTGCTGTACAACAGATTTAGGATTATTGACATGGTTGACACAGGAATTATCTTAATTGATAAGAGAAAGCATATAGAGTACGTAAATAAAGCTGCCTGTAATCTTATGAATGTAGACTATAAAAAAATTTTTCACAAGGACATAGTGAAATTATTAAAGTCATTAGATGAAAGCATAGAATTTGATGAAATAATGAGTAAAAAAATTGTGGTGTACAATATAAAGAGCAGTGGCCGATTTTTGTCGATAGAGGTGGCTGACACGTACGATGACAAGTTTTTTTGCTTGGTTATAAAAGATGTGACAGAGAAACTGAGATTTGGAGAGATTATAGAAAAAAGCGAAAAATTCAATTTGATGGGAGCACTTGCAGTATCTCTTATTCACGAAATAAAAAATTCTATTACGTCTATAAAAGGTTTTTTACAGCTTATGCAACTAAAAGATAAAAGTGATCCTGCGTATTTTGATACGATAATCAGCGAGTCGGATAGGATAATAGATTTGGTTATGAGCTATTTAGGCGTTATGAGAAACAGCTCAGATGAAGATGAAACTGATTTGAATGATTTAATAGAGAAATACATGGTGTTAATAGAAGCGGAGGCTAGACAGAGACAAATAGAAATAATAAAAAAACTAAATGAAGTACCTGTGGTAAAAATAGACAACAATCAATTAAAGCAAATTCTTTTGAACGTTTTTCAAAATTCGTTTCAAGCCATAGGAATTGGCGGCAAAATATGTTTGACAACGAGATTTAATTCTTATAAAAATAAGGTTATAATAAAGATAGCAGATAACGGCTGTGGAATAGATAGAGAAAATTTGAAAAAAGTCGCGATGCCACTTTTTACAACGAAAAAGGACGGTACAGGATTGGGGTTGTCTATTTGCAAAAATATTTTAAGTAAATACGGTGGTGATTTAAAGATTTTGAGCAAAAAAGGCGTTGGAACGATTGTGAATATTTACTTAGAGCTTAAAAAATAG
- a CDS encoding right-handed parallel beta-helix repeat-containing protein, translating to MEYHVAKTGSDEGKGTIKDPFLTINKAASVAMAGDTIIVHEGVYREWVKPKYKGLSDKRRITYKAAEGEKVVIKGSERIQSWQRVEGNVWKCQLPNSFFGEFNPYKEEIFGDWLLTVDEKKHLGDVYLNGMSFYEVTSYEALFNPQVRAEVLDHWTQKIVPVHNVEQTKYVWYAEVDPEKTTIYANFQGADPNEEFVEINVRRSCFYPVETGIDYITVKGFEMAHAATPWAPPTADQPGLIGPNWSKGWIIEDNIIHDAKCSAISIGKEVTTGNNYRSIRKDKPGYQYQLEAVFNAERNGWSKEKIGSHIIRNNTIYDCGQNAIVGHLGCVFSEIYNNHIYNIALKREFYGHEIAGIKLHAAIDVQIHHNRIHDCSLGLWLDWEAQGTRVSKNLFYNNNRDIFVEVSHGPYVVDHNILASEYAIDNMSQGGAYINNLIVGKMNQKKVLNRSTQYHLPHSTKVAGFAFVYGGDDRFYNNIFIGKDGVENVGTSHYKNYTTSLEEYIEKVNAVPGDLGEFERVEQPVYINKNAYFNGAEPFEREKDKLVDKEFDPKLTIIDKGDEVYLSCQLPDEFGEIVGDIHSTKTLERVRIVDAEFESPDGKELVLDTDYLDTKKSGNSPIGPITLLKKGDNYIKVW from the coding sequence GTGGAATATCATGTAGCGAAAACTGGCTCAGATGAAGGGAAGGGAACAATTAAAGATCCGTTTCTGACTATAAATAAGGCTGCATCTGTTGCTATGGCAGGAGACACAATTATAGTCCATGAAGGAGTGTACCGGGAATGGGTAAAACCAAAATATAAAGGGCTAAGCGACAAAAGAAGGATTACATACAAGGCGGCAGAAGGTGAAAAAGTAGTAATAAAAGGCTCTGAGCGGATTCAAAGCTGGCAGCGTGTTGAAGGAAACGTGTGGAAATGCCAGTTGCCAAATTCATTTTTTGGGGAGTTTAACCCGTATAAAGAAGAAATTTTTGGAGACTGGCTGCTTACAGTTGATGAGAAAAAGCACCTTGGGGATGTGTACTTAAACGGCATGTCTTTTTATGAAGTTACAAGCTATGAAGCTCTTTTTAATCCACAAGTTAGGGCAGAAGTCCTTGATCACTGGACGCAGAAGATTGTACCTGTTCACAATGTAGAACAGACGAAGTACGTTTGGTATGCTGAAGTAGACCCGGAAAAGACTACGATTTATGCCAATTTTCAAGGTGCCGATCCAAATGAAGAATTTGTGGAGATAAATGTCAGGAGGTCGTGTTTCTATCCTGTCGAAACAGGCATAGACTATATTACAGTCAAGGGCTTCGAGATGGCACATGCGGCAACACCATGGGCACCTCCAACAGCCGACCAGCCGGGGCTTATAGGTCCAAATTGGAGCAAAGGGTGGATAATCGAGGACAATATCATACACGACGCAAAGTGCAGTGCAATAAGTATCGGGAAAGAAGTCACAACAGGCAACAATTATCGTTCTATACGCAAGGATAAGCCTGGATATCAGTATCAATTAGAAGCTGTCTTTAATGCAGAGCGGAATGGTTGGTCTAAAGAAAAGATAGGCTCACATATCATAAGGAACAATACAATCTACGATTGCGGGCAAAATGCGATTGTTGGGCATTTAGGATGTGTCTTTAGTGAAATCTATAATAATCATATTTACAACATCGCATTGAAGCGAGAATTCTACGGGCATGAAATAGCGGGAATTAAGCTACATGCGGCTATAGATGTTCAGATTCACCATAACCGCATTCACGATTGTTCATTAGGATTATGGCTAGATTGGGAAGCACAGGGGACAAGGGTAAGTAAAAACCTGTTTTACAATAATAACAGGGATATATTTGTTGAAGTAAGTCATGGCCCGTACGTTGTTGACCACAATATATTGGCTTCCGAATACGCTATCGATAATATGTCTCAAGGTGGAGCGTATATAAACAATTTAATTGTAGGCAAGATGAATCAGAAAAAAGTGTTAAACCGTTCAACTCAATATCACCTTCCACATAGCACTAAAGTTGCAGGATTTGCATTTGTATATGGAGGAGATGATCGGTTCTACAACAACATTTTCATCGGAAAAGACGGAGTAGAAAATGTTGGCACTTCCCATTATAAAAACTATACTACGTCTTTGGAAGAGTATATTGAAAAAGTTAATGCAGTACCTGGAGACTTAGGAGAATTTGAGCGGGTGGAGCAACCTGTATACATCAATAAAAATGCATACTTCAATGGGGCAGAACCATTTGAAAGAGAGAAGGACAAGCTGGTTGACAAGGAATTTGATCCAAAGCTTACCATTATTGATAAAGGGGATGAGGTTTATCTTTCGTGTCAATTGCCAGATGAATTTGGAGAAATTGTAGGTGATATACATTCAACAAAGACATTGGAAAGAGTGCGTATTGTTGACGCTGAGTTTGAGAGCCCTGACGGCAAAGAATTGGTATTAGATACTGACTATTTAGACACAAAAAAATCGGGGAATAGCCCGATAGGTCCGATTACGCTTTTGAAAAAAGGAGATAATTATATTAAAGTCTGGTAA
- a CDS encoding AraC family transcriptional regulator, producing MVFFQKHGVNEKNLFRFFSLKNYQFPYHFHRAYELIYLNDGHLSVSIGKKEYVLKKNDLAFIFSNQMHEFKTIEHSDITIILFSPELIGDFYMNYKGMIPDDNILHLDDLIDFSQFNSIYGKKSFLYSLCDKLVNQKSFIPVKQSTQTKVLYKILLFIEQNYSNDCTLKSVAEQLNYDYPYLSKLFVQQMDMTFTEYLNSYRISQACYMLRNSNLSISEIAFNCGYNNLRTFHRNFRKMTNMSPKEYQELD from the coding sequence ATGGTCTTTTTTCAAAAACATGGCGTAAATGAAAAGAATCTTTTCCGATTTTTTTCACTGAAAAATTATCAATTTCCATATCATTTTCACAGAGCATACGAACTGATATACTTAAATGATGGGCATTTATCTGTGTCAATAGGCAAAAAAGAATACGTATTGAAAAAAAATGATTTGGCTTTTATCTTTTCAAATCAGATGCATGAATTTAAGACGATTGAACACTCTGATATCACAATCATTCTATTTTCTCCCGAACTTATCGGGGATTTTTATATGAATTATAAAGGCATGATTCCCGACGACAACATATTGCATTTAGATGATCTTATAGATTTTAGCCAGTTTAATTCCATTTACGGCAAAAAAAGCTTTCTATATTCGCTGTGCGACAAATTAGTAAATCAAAAATCATTCATTCCCGTTAAACAATCAACACAGACAAAAGTACTCTACAAGATACTGCTTTTTATTGAGCAGAATTATTCAAATGACTGTACATTAAAGAGCGTTGCAGAACAGCTAAATTACGATTATCCATATTTATCAAAACTATTTGTTCAGCAAATGGATATGACTTTTACAGAATATCTAAATAGCTACCGAATCTCACAGGCATGTTATATGCTAAGAAACAGCAATCTTTCTATCAGCGAAATCGCATTTAATTGTGGATATAACAATTTGCGGACATTCCACAGAAATTTCAGGAAGATGACAAATATGTCTCCAAAAGAATATCAAGAACTAGACTGA